The Lewinellaceae bacterium genome has a segment encoding these proteins:
- a CDS encoding type II toxin-antitoxin system VapC family toxin — MSNYLLDTDICIFFLKGHQKVKEKIQEVGIANCYISEITIGELFYGAFNSEHKEKHIKEVSKMNALFDVVPIYNSLELFGQEKARLKKSGKIIPDFDLLIGVAAVQHEMIMVTNNQKHLSRFEGLEIENWVAF, encoded by the coding sequence ATGAGTAATTACCTGCTTGATACAGATATTTGTATTTTCTTTCTTAAAGGCCATCAAAAAGTTAAAGAAAAAATACAAGAGGTTGGAATCGCTAATTGTTATATTTCGGAGATTACTATTGGGGAGCTTTTTTATGGAGCCTTCAATAGCGAGCATAAGGAAAAACATATTAAAGAAGTTTCCAAAATGAATGCTCTATTTGATGTTGTTCCTATTTATAATTCTTTAGAATTATTTGGCCAGGAGAAAGCAAGATTGAAAAAAAGTGGAAAAATCATTCCTGATTTTGATTTGTTGATTGGCGTGGCTGCTGTACAACATGAAATGATCATGGTTACGAATAATCAAAAACATTTATCACGTTTTGAGGGGCTTGAAATTGAAAATTGGGTTGCCTTCTAA
- a CDS encoding efflux RND transporter permease subunit has protein sequence MNKITDKIKEGLRQFGLTTLAVDNATSVFLITGMIVIFGLRAYTTTPKESFPEISFPTIFVNTVYFGNSAADIENLVTRPIEKELSQISEITDLTSSSVQDFSLIVVEFSTETNIDEAIRKVKDAVDKSKQNLPTDLTKEPEVIDVDLSELPIMTVNLSGDFTSDELRGYAEFLEDEIEDIKEIASVDIKGIQDREMSIEVDIPKMESLEVSFGDIENAIKSENLNMSGGELVVNDFRRSIRVVGEVKSAEELENIIIKSENQLPVYLKDIAQVKFGYEDQKSIARSDKLPVVSLDVIKEKGENLLDASDKIKSTVMAAMKTDLPADLKVQFFNDQSVQIRNTVSNLENGIISGVILVVLILLFFLGLRNAMFVGMAIPLSMLLGIMVLSAIGYTMNMIVLFSLILALGMLVDNAIVVVENIYRYMQNGYSRIDAAKYGTSEVAVPIIASTATTLAAFVPLAFWPGLMGEFMGYMPVTLIVVLTSSLFVALVVNPVFTSRFMKIDEKQTPEVKKRKRKNNLIGVAVMFVIAILAHFGGVMWLRNILGIVILVTLSNIFFLRSAAFYFQDKLLPLLENVYDWFIRFALKGINPTLTFVGTFLLMIFSFVLLGVFPPKVELFPKTDPLYVNAFVELPEGMDIEATDQLMREIEDKIEGVIGPYYSIVEAMLAQIGENTSDPNDVPTFSATPNKARLTVAFVPDQERKGISTVEVMDKIREAVKGYPGVQIIVDQNQNGPPTGKPINIELQGNDIDGLATLSGDVIAYLNSKNVPGVEKLKADVKIGKPELIVNIDREAASRYGASTYAIANVIRTAVFGKEISKFKLGEDDYPIQLRVSEKYRNNIDQILNQKITFRSPSNGRISQVPISAVASVSYSSSYNSINRKEQDRLITVYSNVLADANPNEVVAELRSYMEEYPMPAGFSYKFTGEQEEMAEEMSFLSGALMLAVFGIFLIIVAQFNSIISPFIIMMSVLFSTIGVFLGYITTGMNIGIVMTGVGIISLAGIVVNNAIVLIDYINLVIKRKAQELGLEDSMDLSLEDVKHAIVEGGATRLRPVLLTAITTVLGLIPLAIGFNFNFFTFITDLDPQYFVGGDNAKFWGTMAWTVIYGLVFATFLTLVVVPAMYWLAYRLKLGVKQKFSR, from the coding sequence ATGAATAAAATAACTGATAAAATAAAAGAAGGCCTGCGCCAGTTTGGACTGACCACACTGGCAGTGGATAATGCTACCAGCGTCTTCCTTATTACGGGTATGATTGTGATCTTTGGGCTGCGGGCCTACACGACCACGCCCAAAGAGTCTTTTCCCGAAATTTCCTTTCCTACCATTTTCGTGAATACGGTTTATTTCGGAAATTCGGCAGCCGATATCGAGAACCTGGTGACACGACCCATTGAAAAAGAATTGTCTCAAATTTCAGAAATAACGGATTTGACCTCTTCTTCGGTTCAGGATTTTTCGCTGATCGTTGTGGAATTTTCCACCGAAACGAATATTGATGAAGCTATCCGTAAGGTTAAGGATGCGGTGGATAAATCCAAGCAAAATCTTCCTACTGATTTGACCAAGGAGCCGGAGGTCATCGATGTGGATCTTTCGGAATTGCCCATCATGACCGTTAACCTTTCAGGGGATTTTACGAGCGATGAACTGAGAGGGTATGCCGAATTCCTGGAAGATGAAATCGAAGACATTAAAGAAATTGCCAGCGTTGACATAAAAGGGATACAGGATAGAGAGATGTCAATCGAAGTGGATATTCCCAAGATGGAATCCCTGGAGGTGTCTTTTGGAGATATTGAAAATGCTATTAAGTCGGAGAACTTGAATATGTCGGGCGGTGAGCTGGTGGTCAATGATTTCCGTCGCTCTATCCGGGTGGTGGGAGAAGTGAAATCTGCTGAAGAACTCGAAAATATTATCATCAAAAGTGAGAATCAGCTGCCCGTTTACCTGAAAGATATTGCTCAGGTGAAATTCGGTTATGAAGATCAAAAAAGTATTGCCAGGTCGGATAAATTGCCGGTCGTTTCCCTGGACGTGATTAAGGAAAAGGGAGAAAACCTGCTGGATGCTTCCGACAAGATCAAATCTACGGTTATGGCGGCCATGAAAACCGACTTGCCAGCAGACCTCAAAGTACAGTTTTTCAACGATCAGTCGGTTCAGATCCGCAATACGGTTTCCAACCTTGAGAACGGGATCATTTCCGGGGTGATACTGGTGGTATTGATATTGTTGTTCTTCCTGGGATTGCGTAATGCCATGTTTGTGGGAATGGCCATTCCTTTGTCTATGTTGCTGGGGATCATGGTTTTGAGTGCTATCGGTTATACCATGAATATGATTGTGCTGTTCTCCCTCATCCTCGCACTGGGTATGTTGGTGGATAATGCGATTGTGGTCGTTGAAAATATATATCGATATATGCAAAACGGCTATTCGCGGATCGACGCGGCGAAATACGGAACCAGCGAAGTTGCGGTGCCTATTATCGCGTCAACAGCCACCACTTTGGCTGCATTCGTGCCGTTGGCCTTCTGGCCTGGGCTGATGGGAGAGTTTATGGGATATATGCCCGTCACCCTCATTGTAGTGTTGACTTCCTCTCTTTTCGTGGCGCTTGTTGTGAATCCTGTGTTTACTTCCAGGTTTATGAAAATTGATGAAAAACAAACGCCTGAAGTCAAAAAAAGAAAACGTAAAAACAATCTCATTGGTGTGGCAGTTATGTTTGTCATCGCTATTTTAGCCCATTTTGGGGGGGTAATGTGGTTAAGAAATATTCTCGGGATTGTCATCCTGGTAACCTTGTCTAATATTTTCTTTCTCAGGAGTGCGGCCTTTTACTTCCAGGATAAATTGCTGCCGTTGCTTGAAAATGTCTATGACTGGTTCATCCGGTTTGCGTTGAAGGGGATCAATCCGACCCTGACGTTTGTGGGAACTTTTTTACTGATGATCTTCTCTTTTGTGTTGCTTGGGGTATTTCCACCAAAAGTAGAACTTTTTCCAAAGACGGATCCGCTATATGTCAATGCATTTGTGGAATTGCCGGAAGGAATGGATATAGAAGCTACGGATCAGTTGATGCGTGAAATCGAAGATAAAATTGAAGGGGTGATCGGACCTTATTATTCTATTGTGGAGGCGATGTTGGCCCAAATCGGAGAGAATACCTCGGACCCGAACGATGTGCCAACGTTTTCTGCAACACCAAACAAAGCAAGGCTTACCGTTGCTTTTGTTCCCGACCAGGAAAGGAAGGGGATTTCTACGGTCGAAGTAATGGATAAGATTCGTGAGGCGGTGAAGGGGTATCCGGGCGTTCAGATCATCGTGGATCAAAACCAGAACGGACCTCCAACGGGTAAGCCGATCAATATCGAATTGCAGGGTAATGATATCGATGGTTTGGCGACTTTGTCCGGGGATGTGATTGCTTACCTAAACAGCAAAAACGTGCCCGGGGTGGAAAAGCTCAAGGCTGATGTAAAAATAGGAAAGCCTGAACTTATCGTCAATATAGACAGGGAAGCAGCATCTCGTTACGGGGCTTCCACCTATGCCATTGCCAATGTGATCAGAACGGCTGTTTTTGGGAAGGAAATCTCCAAATTCAAATTGGGAGAAGATGATTATCCGATCCAGTTGAGGGTTTCAGAGAAATACAGAAACAACATCGATCAGATACTCAATCAAAAAATTACTTTCCGGAGCCCGTCTAACGGCCGGATCAGCCAGGTACCGATCTCTGCCGTAGCCAGTGTGAGTTATTCGTCCTCTTATAATTCCATCAACCGTAAAGAACAGGATCGATTGATTACGGTGTATTCCAATGTATTGGCTGATGCCAACCCTAACGAGGTGGTCGCGGAACTCAGGAGTTATATGGAAGAATATCCGATGCCAGCTGGGTTTAGTTATAAATTTACCGGTGAGCAGGAGGAAATGGCAGAAGAGATGAGCTTCCTGAGCGGAGCCCTGATGTTGGCGGTTTTTGGGATCTTCCTCATTATCGTGGCACAGTTTAACTCCATTATTTCGCCCTTTATCATCATGATGTCTGTGTTGTTTAGTACCATTGGTGTATTCCTCGGGTACATTACCACAGGAATGAATATCGGAATCGTCATGACCGGTGTAGGGATCATCTCTCTTGCGGGAATCGTGGTAAACAACGCCATCGTTTTAATTGATTACATCAACCTGGTGATCAAACGAAAGGCCCAGGAGCTCGGCCTTGAAGATTCCATGGATTTGAGCCTTGAAGACGTTAAACATGCCATTGTGGAAGGAGGTGCCACCCGACTTCGACCGGTATTGCTCACTGCGATTACAACCGTTTTGGGATTGATTCCTTTGGCGATCGGGTTTAACTTTAACTTCTTCACCTTCATCACGGACCTCGATCCTCAGTATTTTGTCGGTGGAGATAACGCCAAATTCTGGGGAACCATGGCCTGGACGGTGATCTACGGTCTCGTGTTTGCCACCTTCCTTACTTTGGTAGTGGTACCGGCCATGTACTGGCTGGCTTATCGCCTTAAGTTGGGGGTAAAACAGAAATTTAGCAGATAG
- a CDS encoding efflux RND transporter periplasmic adaptor subunit, which translates to MKYLISTLLVAFLLVSCSQEQEGNVIPEDIAAKKALLKTKRAEAKALASFIDSLDQAIFQQDPSSRQEEKALVKTAPLERKDFYHYVEVQGTVTADDYVDVSAEVPGRILSLNVKEGQAVRKGQLIATIDPEATKKQIAELETGIELAQTVYERQKRLWDQQIGSEIQFLQAKNNVDRLNKNLELLNLQLKKTNVYAPVSGEVQRVVLQSGELASPGMPIIMMINMSNLKVVVDLPEKYLTSVKKGERIEVHFPALDKDLTLPVNLIGNVINSGNRTLPIELALNGGNATMMKPNLLALAKINDLTVDKAITVPIELVQQEIGGKDYILIAENNKAKKVYVKTGESYDGNILIKEGLEGNEIIIVEGARGLLNGAAIEAI; encoded by the coding sequence ATGAAATATTTGATCAGCACACTTTTGGTGGCATTTTTACTGGTTTCCTGTAGCCAGGAACAGGAAGGAAATGTGATTCCTGAAGATATCGCGGCAAAAAAAGCGCTTTTGAAAACCAAACGTGCGGAAGCGAAAGCACTGGCTTCGTTTATCGACTCACTGGACCAGGCTATTTTCCAACAAGACCCATCTTCCAGGCAGGAAGAAAAGGCGTTGGTTAAAACGGCTCCATTGGAAAGAAAAGATTTTTATCACTATGTAGAAGTACAGGGAACCGTTACGGCTGATGATTATGTTGACGTTTCCGCTGAAGTGCCAGGACGTATTTTGTCGCTTAACGTAAAGGAAGGCCAGGCGGTGAGAAAGGGGCAGCTAATTGCTACTATTGATCCGGAGGCGACCAAAAAACAGATCGCTGAACTGGAAACGGGTATTGAACTGGCACAAACGGTTTACGAACGTCAAAAGCGTTTATGGGATCAGCAGATAGGGTCTGAAATTCAGTTCCTTCAAGCCAAAAACAATGTGGACCGCCTGAATAAAAACCTCGAATTGCTCAACCTGCAGCTGAAAAAGACCAATGTTTATGCCCCGGTTTCAGGAGAAGTTCAACGCGTGGTACTCCAGAGCGGAGAACTCGCTTCTCCGGGGATGCCGATCATTATGATGATCAATATGTCTAACCTGAAAGTGGTGGTCGATCTCCCTGAAAAATACCTGACGTCAGTCAAGAAAGGAGAACGTATTGAGGTGCATTTTCCTGCTCTGGATAAGGATCTGACCTTACCGGTAAACCTTATTGGTAATGTGATCAACTCAGGAAACAGGACGTTGCCGATTGAATTGGCCCTGAATGGGGGGAATGCTACGATGATGAAACCCAACCTGCTCGCTCTGGCAAAAATCAATGACCTTACCGTTGACAAAGCTATAACCGTTCCCATCGAACTCGTCCAACAGGAAATTGGCGGGAAAGATTATATCCTGATCGCAGAAAACAACAAAGCGAAAAAAGTTTATGTAAAAACAGGGGAGAGCTACGACGGAAATATTCTGATCAAGGAAGGTCTTGAAGGCAATGAAATCATCATTGTTGAAGGTGCCCGGGGATTGTTGAATGGGGCGGCCATTGAAGCGATCTAA
- a CDS encoding TolC family protein, giving the protein MIRSIFVTCLWMGLLSATMGQEVQTFSMNDAINYSYEHHLNMKLAENKIRTAEEQKVETRAIGLPQVNIGVDYNHFLKLPTTLIPKQFFDPTAPEGEFGEVSFGTKNNLTASATLSTLLFDGQYLTALKASQVLTEYARIDYQNDKAHLRDAVKKAYLPPLLISENIITIQENINVLDKMYRETNEMFKAGFVEKLDVDKLYLSLDNMKVTLDDLEKAYKTAIDALKIQMGYPLEQELQLLESVEALSSPLVDFNDDAEVDYMQRTDYVLLEETKELQKLNIDRYKKGYWPTLNGFINYQQQVQGDNLFDNPSSTPASIAGLQLKIPIFDGFYKKAMKAQAQINLENIGHSQQLLKKGIDLQVKMAHRNYKNALEKIESRQRNVDLAERIFEVSQIKYKEGMGSSIEIIQAEQSLFQSQQNYIQSLYDFIIAKIDLEIAYGQD; this is encoded by the coding sequence ATGATAAGAAGTATTTTTGTGACGTGTTTGTGGATGGGGCTGCTGTCTGCAACCATGGGACAGGAGGTGCAGACATTCAGCATGAATGATGCCATAAATTACAGCTACGAGCACCACCTCAACATGAAATTAGCTGAAAACAAGATCAGGACAGCCGAAGAACAAAAGGTAGAAACCCGTGCCATCGGATTGCCACAGGTAAATATAGGAGTGGATTACAACCACTTTTTAAAATTACCCACGACACTTATTCCCAAGCAGTTTTTCGACCCCACGGCTCCAGAAGGAGAGTTTGGAGAGGTGAGCTTTGGGACCAAAAATAATCTGACGGCTTCTGCTACCCTGAGTACTTTATTGTTCGACGGTCAGTACCTTACAGCCCTCAAGGCCTCCCAGGTGTTGACTGAATATGCAAGGATTGATTATCAGAATGATAAGGCCCACTTGCGCGATGCGGTCAAAAAAGCCTACCTCCCGCCCTTGCTGATTTCGGAAAATATTATAACCATCCAGGAAAATATCAATGTGCTGGATAAGATGTACCGGGAAACCAACGAAATGTTTAAAGCAGGGTTTGTCGAAAAACTTGATGTTGACAAGCTTTATTTATCCCTTGATAATATGAAGGTGACGCTGGACGATCTTGAAAAAGCGTATAAAACGGCAATCGATGCCCTTAAAATCCAAATGGGGTATCCGCTGGAACAGGAACTTCAGTTATTGGAATCCGTTGAGGCGCTGTCTTCTCCGCTGGTTGATTTTAATGATGATGCAGAGGTTGATTACATGCAACGAACCGACTATGTCCTGCTCGAGGAGACCAAAGAACTGCAAAAACTCAATATTGACCGATACAAAAAAGGATACTGGCCTACGCTCAACGGTTTTATTAATTACCAGCAACAGGTTCAGGGGGATAATTTGTTTGATAATCCGAGTTCGACTCCGGCTTCCATTGCAGGATTACAACTGAAAATACCGATTTTTGACGGATTTTATAAAAAAGCCATGAAGGCCCAGGCTCAGATCAATCTTGAAAATATCGGCCATTCGCAGCAATTGCTGAAAAAAGGAATTGACTTACAAGTAAAAATGGCCCATAGGAATTATAAAAATGCGCTTGAAAAAATTGAATCCCGTCAGCGGAATGTCGATTTGGCCGAAAGGATCTTTGAAGTTTCACAGATCAAATACAAAGAAGGGATGGGGTCGAGTATTGAGATTATCCAGGCAGAGCAAAGCCTTTTCCAGAGTCAGCAAAATTACATCCAGTCGTTATACGATTTTATCATTGCAAAAATTGATTTGGAGATCGCTTACGGCCAGGATTAG
- a CDS encoding TetR/AcrR family transcriptional regulator — translation MKFQEIDLKQQIVDEAKAMFMRFGIKSVSMDDIAGKMGISKKTLYLHLENKAELISLILNEKLEEEIAVMAELRARAENAIEEILSISDFVVATLREMPPMIIYDLQKYYQVTWRGFDEKYKAHIYKTILENIKWGVEQGYYRQGLNPDIITKFYVGKAMVVVDDELFPAGVYDCDVLFKEHIEYHIYGIASSKGLAFFEKRKDRKTH, via the coding sequence TTGAAGTTCCAGGAAATTGATTTAAAACAGCAGATAGTTGATGAGGCCAAGGCCATGTTTATGCGCTTTGGGATCAAAAGTGTGAGCATGGATGATATTGCCGGGAAGATGGGGATATCCAAAAAGACCCTGTATCTCCATTTGGAAAATAAGGCGGAACTCATTAGCCTTATTTTGAATGAAAAACTTGAAGAAGAAATAGCGGTCATGGCGGAGCTAAGGGCCCGGGCTGAAAATGCCATCGAAGAAATTTTGAGCATCTCAGATTTTGTCGTGGCAACATTGAGGGAAATGCCTCCCATGATCATTTATGATTTGCAGAAATATTATCAGGTTACCTGGCGAGGTTTTGACGAAAAATACAAGGCTCATATTTATAAAACCATTTTGGAAAACATCAAATGGGGGGTGGAGCAGGGATATTATCGCCAAGGCCTGAATCCTGATATTATTACCAAATTTTATGTAGGAAAGGCAATGGTCGTGGTGGATGATGAACTGTTTCCGGCAGGTGTCTATGATTGTGATGTGTTGTTTAAAGAGCATATTGAATATCACATTTATGGGATTGCTTCTTCCAAAGGGTTGGCATTTTTTGAAAAGAGAAAGGATCGTAAGACCCATTAA
- the rfbA gene encoding glucose-1-phosphate thymidylyltransferase RfbA, which yields MKGIILAGGLGTRLFPLTLAVSKQLMPVYDKPMIYYPVSSLLSAGIRDILIISTPHDLPGFEKLLGDGSQIGCNFSYIPQYEPNGLAQAFVLGEHFIGTDPAALILGDNIFYGAGIEQQLQESFNPAGGVIFAYWVSDPERYGVVEFDKSFKALSIEEKPNTPKSNYAVPGLYFYNNDVVEIAKNLKPSARGEYEITDVNKFYLEKGNLEVKVLGRGVAWLDTGTHKSLMQAGQFIEVIEDRQGLKIGCIEEVAHQMGFIDDAQLEKLGYKYLKSGYGEYLLNLLKKR from the coding sequence ATGAAAGGAATCATTCTGGCAGGTGGACTTGGCACCCGACTTTTCCCTCTTACCCTCGCCGTAAGCAAGCAACTCATGCCTGTGTATGACAAGCCGATGATCTATTACCCGGTTTCCTCTTTGCTTTCTGCAGGAATAAGGGATATTCTCATCATTTCTACCCCTCATGACCTCCCTGGTTTTGAAAAACTGCTGGGGGACGGTAGCCAAATTGGATGTAATTTTTCCTACATTCCGCAATACGAACCGAACGGACTGGCCCAGGCTTTCGTGTTGGGAGAACATTTTATCGGTACTGATCCTGCAGCCCTCATTCTGGGGGACAATATTTTTTATGGCGCAGGGATAGAACAACAGCTCCAGGAAAGTTTCAATCCCGCAGGAGGGGTCATATTTGCCTATTGGGTCTCTGACCCGGAACGATACGGGGTGGTGGAATTTGACAAAAGTTTCAAAGCCCTCTCTATTGAAGAGAAACCTAACACTCCTAAATCAAACTATGCTGTTCCGGGCCTTTATTTTTACAATAACGATGTAGTGGAAATTGCCAAAAACCTGAAGCCCAGTGCTCGTGGAGAATACGAAATAACCGATGTAAATAAATTTTATCTGGAAAAGGGAAACCTGGAAGTCAAGGTATTGGGCCGGGGGGTTGCCTGGCTGGATACCGGCACCCATAAATCGCTTATGCAGGCCGGGCAATTCATCGAAGTGATAGAAGACAGGCAAGGCCTGAAAATCGGCTGCATCGAAGAAGTCGCCCATCAAATGGGGTTCATTGATGATGCTCAACTCGAAAAACTCGGATACAAATACCTCAAGAGCGGGTACGGTGAATATTTACTCAATCTTCTGAAAAAAAGATAA
- a CDS encoding M20/M25/M40 family metallo-hydrolase, whose product MKKLFRLLLRLFLLAMVIIAGIIIVKTSGVSSRQAIIEPIAPVSIKEGAENRLSGAIQIPTISDPKDFDESTFLDLDTFIQKKYPLVTSILERIEVTPLSIVLKWAGKHADLQPVLLMGHTDVVPVEGDNNQWQEDPFSGVIKDGFIWGRGTLDDKLTVFSILESIEQLLAEGYSPNRNIYLAFGHDEETGGKQGAQQIADWFKKEKIQFEYILDEGLLILEDAVTGLKQPAAMIGIAEKGYVTLDLTARLKNGGHSSMPPAETAIGVLSMAIVNLQENPFPATIDGATGIFFDHIAPEMSWPFKALISNRWLTESLLIHQLSKEPASNAIVRTTTAPTIISGGIKDNVLPSEASAKVNFRIRPGETQATVADHVREIIADPRIEVSIDMGNEPSAISGTESFGFQVIQKSIQEVFPGVIVAPSLVIGGTDSRHYQDLSDNIYRFMPVMIHKEDLTRIHGKNERVSVENYHQSIRFFRQLILNSGK is encoded by the coding sequence ATGAAAAAATTATTCCGCCTGTTATTGAGATTGTTCCTATTGGCAATGGTCATTATTGCAGGGATCATCATCGTAAAAACTTCAGGAGTTTCCTCCCGCCAGGCCATCATCGAACCGATAGCGCCTGTCAGCATAAAGGAAGGAGCGGAAAACAGACTTTCCGGAGCCATTCAGATTCCGACCATTTCTGACCCAAAAGATTTTGACGAGAGCACTTTTCTCGATCTGGATACCTTTATTCAAAAAAAATACCCCCTGGTAACTTCCATACTGGAACGTATCGAAGTTACTCCGTTGAGCATCGTACTTAAGTGGGCGGGGAAACACGCTGATCTTCAGCCCGTACTCCTGATGGGGCATACGGACGTAGTGCCCGTGGAAGGAGATAATAACCAATGGCAGGAAGATCCTTTCAGCGGAGTAATTAAAGACGGTTTTATCTGGGGCCGCGGCACCCTGGATGATAAACTAACCGTTTTTAGCATCCTGGAATCTATTGAACAACTTCTTGCTGAAGGTTATAGCCCCAACCGTAACATTTACCTGGCCTTTGGTCATGATGAAGAAACAGGCGGAAAGCAAGGGGCCCAACAAATAGCGGACTGGTTCAAAAAAGAAAAGATTCAGTTTGAATATATTCTCGACGAAGGGTTGCTCATCCTTGAAGATGCTGTGACCGGACTCAAGCAACCGGCAGCAATGATCGGTATTGCTGAAAAGGGGTATGTAACGCTTGACCTCACCGCAAGGCTCAAAAACGGAGGCCATTCCTCTATGCCGCCTGCCGAAACGGCCATTGGAGTACTCAGCATGGCAATAGTCAATTTGCAGGAGAATCCTTTCCCGGCAACAATTGACGGCGCAACAGGCATTTTTTTTGACCATATCGCCCCGGAAATGAGCTGGCCTTTTAAAGCGCTGATCTCAAACAGGTGGCTTACCGAAAGCCTCCTGATCCATCAGCTGAGTAAGGAACCTGCCTCTAATGCTATCGTCCGGACCACCACCGCTCCGACGATCATCTCAGGTGGGATAAAAGACAACGTATTGCCTTCCGAAGCATCGGCTAAAGTGAATTTCCGAATTCGACCCGGTGAAACCCAGGCAACCGTGGCCGATCATGTTCGTGAAATTATCGCCGACCCGAGAATTGAAGTCAGCATCGATATGGGAAATGAACCATCAGCTATTTCGGGAACGGAAAGTTTTGGGTTCCAGGTCATTCAAAAATCCATCCAGGAGGTTTTCCCCGGCGTAATCGTCGCCCCTTCTTTGGTTATCGGCGGAACGGACAGCCGTCATTACCAGGACCTTTCAGATAACATATACCGCTTTATGCCGGTAATGATTCACAAAGAAGACCTCACCAGGATTCATGGAAAAAACGAACGGGTATCCGTTGAAAATTATCACCAGTCCATTCGCTTTTTCCGGCAATTGATTTTAAATAGCGGTAAATGA
- a CDS encoding SDR family oxidoreductase has product METKDFEQKVVIITGASSGIGKACALEFSKKGAKIVLAARSEAPLREVRETIIQNGGEAVIIPTDVRVESDCELLIQKTIELYGKIDILINNAGISMRASFAEVKLSVFKEVMETNFYGAVYCTKFALPYLLEQKGLVIGISSITGLTPLPGRTAYAASKHALDGFLNTLRIENMKKGLRVLVVHPGFTSSNIRTQALNKKGNPQNHTPRDEEKMMTPEEVAGIILRAILNQERDIILTTKGKLAVWMYNRFPAITDRLIYNEMAKEPDAPI; this is encoded by the coding sequence ATGGAAACCAAAGATTTTGAACAAAAGGTTGTAATCATTACGGGAGCTTCTTCGGGAATCGGGAAAGCCTGTGCTTTGGAATTTTCAAAAAAAGGGGCTAAAATTGTGCTGGCCGCAAGAAGTGAAGCCCCTCTTAGGGAAGTTAGAGAAACAATAATCCAAAACGGCGGAGAAGCGGTAATTATCCCTACGGATGTCAGGGTGGAATCCGATTGTGAACTTTTGATTCAAAAGACCATAGAGCTGTATGGAAAAATAGACATCCTTATCAATAATGCAGGCATTTCCATGCGTGCATCATTCGCGGAAGTAAAATTGTCAGTCTTTAAAGAAGTGATGGAAACCAATTTTTACGGAGCCGTTTATTGCACCAAATTTGCATTGCCTTATTTGCTGGAGCAAAAGGGACTGGTCATTGGTATATCTTCCATTACCGGCTTAACCCCGTTGCCAGGACGGACGGCCTATGCCGCATCAAAACATGCACTGGACGGATTTCTGAATACACTGAGGATCGAAAATATGAAAAAAGGGCTGAGGGTACTTGTCGTTCACCCCGGATTTACCTCTTCCAATATCAGGACCCAGGCCTTGAACAAGAAAGGCAATCCTCAAAATCATACTCCAAGGGATGAAGAGAAAATGATGACGCCGGAAGAAGTCGCCGGGATCATTTTACGAGCGATCCTCAATCAGGAACGTGACATTATCCTTACCACGAAAGGTAAACTTGCTGTTTGGATGTACAACAGATTTCCGGCCATTACCGATCGGCTCATATACAATGAAATGGCCAAAGAGCCGGATGCGCCGATTTGA
- a CDS encoding nuclear transport factor 2 family protein, with amino-acid sequence MQRFIYLLFIGSFLISCTMKNKKPAIEQWKAEIVKTEEAFAQMAAERGIPEAFLHFAAEDAVLQRNNKLIEGKSAISEYFAQQTLKEVKLSWHPDFADVAASGELGYTYGKYTFSAVDTSGAAINADGIFHTVWKKQPDGEWKFVWD; translated from the coding sequence ATGCAACGCTTCATTTACCTTTTATTCATCGGATCCTTCCTAATTTCCTGTACCATGAAAAATAAAAAACCAGCTATTGAACAGTGGAAAGCTGAAATTGTAAAAACGGAAGAGGCCTTTGCCCAAATGGCTGCTGAACGAGGCATCCCAGAGGCTTTTTTACACTTTGCCGCTGAAGACGCAGTACTCCAACGGAACAATAAATTGATTGAAGGAAAATCGGCTATTAGCGAATATTTCGCACAACAAACCTTAAAAGAGGTAAAACTCAGCTGGCATCCCGATTTCGCAGACGTTGCCGCCTCCGGAGAGTTGGGATACACCTATGGAAAATACACTTTTTCGGCGGTAGATACCAGCGGTGCAGCAATCAACGCCGATGGAATTTTCCATACTGTCTGGAAAAAACAGCCTGATGGTGAATGGAAATTCGTGTGGGATTAA